The Medicago truncatula cultivar Jemalong A17 chromosome 4, MtrunA17r5.0-ANR, whole genome shotgun sequence genome includes a region encoding these proteins:
- the LOC25492055 gene encoding putative F-box/FBD/LRR-repeat protein At4g03220, whose protein sequence is METRSAKRKKIEQEQENNAKSKPLIDRISDLPDDIIHQILLLLPIKCVAQMSVLSKRWKFLWTSFPDLDFTTLDPFPLISTKNHKKIDISRHPLSSSKLDFITQVLSIRDVKHKDIRVLCFRASLSFSRLNNLVRSAIRHNVRELDIEVHTEVDTEDFFNFPRCVIGSESLRVLKLKSGFRLPPSSVMRNGFQSLHTLSLSLVILYNQPSLSDLFSESSFPRLKNLHLDMCFGLTHLRIGCRALEDLNLERCYELQGLEICGGKIERMRVISCFDAYCDNNTWVRLNVPKLENLIWKFNAVTDVTVFENSNLLNEASIGFFMLREGKVNMGRFESANNFFSGLSHAHSLTLNTQTIEILSKYKFIIQPFYNLKSLELHTSLNKSNVQALACLFRSCPTLHTFNLEIINDYKIERKLWNRDLWDMTSTEEEQYWESQIPSLKSFLQHLKVVKIKGFLDCANEVTLVKFLLKHGKGLEEMRLCTGHSNRRDTLRRQKIKSQMMGFSWASSNAKVEFQ, encoded by the exons ATGGAAACAAGATCTGCAAAAcgtaaaaaaatagaacaagaacaagaaaacAATGCCAAATCAAAACCATTAATAGATCGAATTAGTGATCTCCCTGATGATATTATTCATCAAATCCTTCTTTTACTTCCTATTAAATGTGTTGCACAAATGAGTGTTCTTTCAAAGAGATGGAAATTTCTTTGGACATCTTTTCCTGATCTTGATTTCACAACTCTTGATCCATTTCCACTTATTTCAACCAAAAATCATAAGAAAATTGATATATCAAGACACCCTTTATCTTCTTCAAAACTTGATTTCATCACCCAAGTTCTTTCTATTCGCGATGTAAAACATAAAGATATAAGGGTCCTTTGTTTTCGCGCATCTTTGAGTTTTTCGCGTTTAAATAACTTGGTTCGTAGCGCCATTAGGCATAATGTTAGAGAACTTGATATTGAAGTTCACACGGAAGTAGATACCGAggattttttcaattttcctaGATGTGTTATTGGTAGTGAATCATTAAgagttttgaaattgaaatctgGTTTTCGTTTGCCTCCATCATCGGTTATGCGAAACGGATTTCAATCTTTGCATACATTGTCATTATCTCTAGTTATTTTATATAATCAGCCTTCTTTATCTGATCTATTCTCTGAATCATCTTTTCCTCGTCTAAAAAATTTGCACCTTGATATGTGCTTCGGATTAACACATCTTCGTATTGGTTGTCGTGCTCTCGAAGATTTGAATTTGGAAAGATGCTATGAGCTACAAGGTTTGGAAATTTGTGGtggaaaaattgaaagaatgagagttataagttgttttgatgcTTATTGTGACAACAACACTTGGGTGAGATTGAATGTGCCAAAGCTTGAAAATTTGATTTGGAAATTTAATGCAGTTACTGATGTTACTGTATTTGAGAATTCAAATTTGTTGAATGAGGCTTCCATTGGTTTCTTTATGTTGAGGGAAGGTAAGGTTAATATGGGTAGGTTTGAAAGTGCCAATAACTTCTTCTCTGGATTGTCTCATGCTCATTCCTTGACTCTTAATACCCAAACTATTGAG ATTCTATCGAAGTATAAATTCATTATTCAGCCATTTTATAATCTTAAATCATTAGAGCTACATACTAGTTTGAACAAGAGTAATGTTCAAGCATTAGCATGCCTATTCAGAAGTTGTCCAACCCTCCACACATTTAATCTGGAGATCATTAACGATTACAAGATTGAAAGAAAA CTATGGAATAGGGACTTATGGGACATGACTAGCACAGAAGAAGAGCAATATTGGGAATCTCAAATCCCAAGTTTGAAATCTTTTCTACAACACTTGAAAGTGGTGAAAATTAAAGGCTTTCTTGATTGTGCAAATGAAGTTACATTAGTTAAGTTTCTTCTCAAGCATGGAAAGGGTTTGGAAGAAATGAGATTGTGCACTGGACATTCAAATAGAAGAGATACTTTGAGGAGACAAAAGATAAAGTCACAAATGATGGGATTTTCTTGGGCTTCTTCTAATGCCAAAGTGGAGTTTCAGTAG